A single genomic interval of Lathyrus oleraceus cultivar Zhongwan6 chromosome 7, CAAS_Psat_ZW6_1.0, whole genome shotgun sequence harbors:
- the LOC127101442 gene encoding transcription repressor OFP8, whose amino-acid sequence MENQNRLKMRISRMFRSSFGSCKTRQHVTDVMEKPLFAPPNNPIPSKTLLSFHPISKPKPSQKTIDDMSFNLPHSHSLPRRKISTCSSSPFLCGANSNNNNNNHNPKCPSPVSPNTTFDDEHTTNNNNLGFYEKTNASSKNITNKTKKKKKKKRIKNKKKTQTQKKNRTFPFNSCAKDTNFDSYWWYSTDEEDETDTLFSSKSLSSDSSKSRRRKTSRRRTDRSSDMGVLPLNGKVKDTFAVVKRSSDPYSDFRTSMVEMIVEKQIFSPSDLENLLQCFLSLNSYHHHKIIVEVYTEIWEALFSDWL is encoded by the coding sequence atgGAAAACCAAAACCGTCTGAAAATGCGAATCTCTCGCATGTTCCGATCCTCATTCGGTTCCTGCAAAACCCGACAACATGTAACAGATGTTATGGAAAAACCACTATTTGCACCCCCTAACAACCCCATCCCCTCCAAAACTTTACTATCCTTTCACCCCATTTCCAAACCCAAACCCTCTCAAAAAACCATCGACGACATGTCGTTTAACCTCCCTCATTCTCATTCTCTTCCACGTCGCAAAATCTCTACTTGTTCATCATCACCCTTTCTCTGCGGTGCAAATagcaataacaacaacaacaaccacaaccCTAAATGTCCATCACCCGTTTCACCAAACACTACATTCGACGATGAACAcaccaccaacaacaacaacctcgGTTTCTACGAAAAAACCAACGCTTCATCGAAAAACATCACGAACAaaaccaaaaagaaaaagaagaaaaagagaatCAAGAACAAGAAGAAAACCCAAACCCAGAAGAAAAACAGAACCTTCCCATTCAATTCATGCGCGAAAGACACAAACTTTGATAGCTACTGGTGGTACAGCACCGACGAAGAAGACGAAACAGACACACTCTTCTCATCGAAGTCTCTCTCCTCCGACTCCTCCAAGTCTCGCCGCAGGAAAACCTCTCGCCGGAGAACTGACCGGAGTTCCGACATGGGTGTTCTTCCGTTGAACGGAAAAGTCAAAGACACCTTCGCGGTGGTGAAACGCTCTAGTGATCCGTACAGTGACTTTAGAACTTCCATGGTGGAGATGATCGTTGAGAAACAAATATTTTCACCAAGCGATTTGGAGAATCTTTTACAGTGCTTTCTGTCGCTTAACTCGTATCATCATCACAAGATCATTGTTGAAGTTTACACAGAGATTTGGGAAGCACTTTTCTCTGACTGGCTTTGA